In one window of Dermochelys coriacea isolate rDerCor1 chromosome 3, rDerCor1.pri.v4, whole genome shotgun sequence DNA:
- the LOC122459183 gene encoding gallinacin-7-like, which produces MKVLYLLFLVLYFFQGTSGTGRCRRLNGVCRHTLCHHVETYVGRCHHGMGNCCLNDDDDDRKLKM; this is translated from the exons ATGAAGGTCCTTTACCTTCTTTTTCTTGTTCTCTACTTCTTCCAAGGCACTTCAG GCACGGGACGATGCAGGAGACTGAATGGCGTGTGCCGACATACCCTGTGCCACCACGTCGAAACGTATGTTGGCCGATGCCATCACGGGATGGGAAACTGCTGTctcaatgatgatgatgatgatcgaaaactgaaaatgtag